The Denticeps clupeoides chromosome 4, fDenClu1.1, whole genome shotgun sequence genome segment TGGCCGGAGATGGGACGCTGGCTTCTTCTACCACCTGCGGATGGACGGGTGGAGGTGCTGAGCACCGGCCAGGAACCCTGAGCTCCAGAAGCTGACGGAATTCCTCTGTCCCTTCAGGTGTACAAGATCTTGGTGAGGCGAGCCGCGGGCGACAGCTGGGTGATCTGCCGCCGATACGCCGACTTCTCCCAACTCAACGAGCAGGTTTGGATGCCGCCACCTTCGTTTCGCCCGCTTCCACAGACACGCACTCGCCCTGACACgcaccgtgtgtgtgtattcgtcTGGTCCAGCTGAAGGAGACGTTCCCACAACTCAAGTTCTCCCTGCCGCCCAAGCGCTGGTTCAAGGACAACTACGAGGCGGGCTTCCTGCAGGAGAGGCAGCAGCGGCTCCACGGCTTCCTGCAGCAGCTGGTGGCCCACAGGGACGTCGCTCACAGGTGACCAGCCTTCTGACGTCCCTGGTCAGAGGTCCACATGCGCGCACCATGCACATGAACGTCACGCTGGGATGGAATGACTGTTCATGTAGATTCTTCTAAAATCCATTCTGGGTCAGGATGATACAGTTCAGGCAATAAAGGGTTTTGCAACCACACACCTCATTTTTGATTGATCTAGTTTGCCagtgtgtaaaaataaataaatactacttactaaaataataaattccaCCCAGTCTATGACTCcaatgtatcttttttttacatttacagtatttaccaggcgcccttatccagagcaacttacaacgtgtttTCATGTCACCATCGGTGAAGATAGCACTGGCTCACTACAACtccaaccatgaatacaatcattttattcaatcGGTTGTAGTTTGTGCACCCAACCGTCTTGCtgcaaaatgtccaaaaaagtTGATTTGAAATGTCCAAAAAGTTGACTTGAACAATAATCGCATTACCGAAACATTTTGGAGAAATGTTTGTGACCCGCAAGCCATATGTCTGGAAGTGCCGTAGCAGTGCATGCATGGTTATGCACAGCAGTgcatggggtcagaggtcatagaTCTGCAGTGCTGGGTTAAtaatggggtcagaggtcacagatcTGTAGTGCTAGTTTAAAGATGGGGTCAGAGGCCACAGAGCTGCAGTGCTAGTTTAAagatggggtcagaggtcacagatcTGCAGTGCTGGGTCAATGTTGGGGTCAGAAGTCACAGATCTGCAGTGCTAGTTTAAagatggggtcagaggtcacagagcTGCAGTGCTAGTTTAAAGATTAGCACTGCAGCTCTGTGGCCTCTGACCCCATCTTTACTctgttaagtaaagtaaagatgggGTCAGAGGCCACAGAGCTGCAGCACTAGTTTAAAtatggggtcagaggtcacagatcTGCAGTGCTGGGTTAATGTTGGGGTCAGAGGCGACAAGGCTGCAGTGCTGGGGTGATGATGGGGTCAGAGGTTAGAGAGCCGCAGTGCTGCTATGACGATGGcgtgatttttgttgtttctcagcGCAGCGGTTCGGTCTTTCCTGTGCCTGGACGAGCCACCAGGTCCATTCGAGAGCTTGAAAGACAGTCGGGTGAGAAACGGACTTCTAAATTCTAAAATTCTAAATTCTGCAGCTCTCATGTAGACGTTTACCTACGGGTGGGAAATTAATGGGGTTCACTCTGCTCTCCCAGGTTTTGTGTGAGACGCTGGAGGAGACCAACCAGCGCCTGCAGAGGGAGCTGTCTGAGAAATGGAAGGAAGTTGAGCAGCTGAGGGAGCTGCTGgagcaaaaagagcagagaatTCGCAGGCTGGAGAAAATAGTGTGAGCCGGGTTCCAGTTTTTAACTATTTATGGTGTACAAATGAGCTGAAATGCTCTGGAACtaatggtgtgtctgtgtgtgtgtgtgtgtgtgtgtgcgtgtgtgtgtgacactctCAGTGGTGttaatgtgagtgagtgtctgtttaATACTCCAGTCCTCCCATGTGAGACCAGCACAGAAACtcatggagaggaggaggaggaacagacCGACCCTCTCAGGTCCTAAATCTGATTTGAAGTTTAAATCCAGCTCCTGGAAGAttacaaatgcatttcattcGGTGAAGCTGAGACCCTGTTGCTCCTTCACtcacctcctcttctcctccccaGGGAAGCCCAGTGCTCCAGTCCAACCCACAGAGTCTGCTGGTCCAGACCAGATAAGGGTGGCCAGCGGCTGTAGGAACATCACGATGCTTGACCTGCATCGGCCCTGCTCCGTGATGAAGAACCGGACTTTATTTCACCATGTTTGATGTTCTCCTGGGATCTGCCTTTCACTTGTCTCTGGAGTGATGTGAAATGGTTTCTTGTCTCTTAAGCCaatcattaaaaacttttttttttcatttttagcaATTAAGGAAACAAAACGTTGTTGTTATAATAACTGACATTATATCAACAACCCCCCATTTTATTCCTTTCTATGTAACCTTCAGAATTCTATTATTAATCTGACTATGTGTcaggaatgtaaatgtaaatgaatacatCAGGGCAGGAAAAAAGGGACGCAAGTCCATGACTAATGAAACAAGGGACTTATAAATCAAAAATACACAGATGCAGTGTTGCAGAACAGCGTTAAACCATCAGTGACTAAGGCAGGAACGTGCACGTCCTTCACCTTGCACTTCCACCAAAAGAGGTCAAACACCAGTTGTAGTGAAGAAAGGCGCAGTTTTCTCTACAGTGCGGAAagtactcaaaaaaaaaaaaaacccatcataGGCatcaatatatacagtacaggccaaaagtctggacaccttctcatttaatgtgttttcttaattttctatGATTATAATTATGCTGTAGTCATTTCCACCACGCTGACTGTTGCATGGTAAATGCGGTCATCAACCTGATTTTCCTGGGCGCTCCGGACCGCAGTTTTTAGTTTGTCTGGTGTCGCCCTGATTATCCGATTGTGTGTGTCCGTGTTCaggtgtataaatgtatcctgatgCGTTGTTTTCTTGTTCTGCAATTTTGACCTATGTGGTGCACATTTCCATCATTAGCTTAGCTTTCCCAAATAAACAACACACCGTATGTTACCAGTTTCAtgaattaattacaatttttatttaattaaccATCCtagtgaatgagaaggtttaaatgagaaggtttgtccaatcTCAGTATGGCAGGGGGGAAAAGCAGGTGGTCATCAATCAGGACAAATCTAGAtctcaatatataaatatatgcccATACATATTCACAATTCACTCTGTCATAAGACAAAGGACATAAGTCAAATCATACATGGAACACATtctaaaataaacacagcagacaCCCTTTTACCGTGTCTCAAGCTGGCCTATGAAGGCCCATTCTCCCAGGGCGCGCGTTTCCATGTAGAAACTTTATGTAGCTCGACCAGGAAAACCATGTTGAAAacgtgtatggtgtgtatgtgtaattgTGCGAAACTCTGTAAG includes the following:
- the LOC114789170 gene encoding sorting nexin-16 isoform X2 → MEAASARRSSGCPDVPGDQDEGATSDDQAFSGPPANENGCPRDKQPIPILVGYEVMEERSKFTVYKILVRRAAGDSWVICRRYADFSQLNEQLKETFPQLKFSLPPKRWFKDNYEAGFLQERQQRLHGFLQQLVAHRDVAHSAAVRSFLCLDEPPGPFESLKDSRVLCETLEETNQRLQRELSEKWKEVEQLRELLEQKEQRIRRLEKIWC
- the LOC114789170 gene encoding sorting nexin-16 isoform X1 → MEAASARRSSGCPDVPGDQDEGATSDDQAFSGPPANENGCPRDKQPIPILVGYEVMEERSKFTVYKILVRRAAGDSWVICRRYADFSQLNEQLKETFPQLKFSLPPKRWFKDNYEAGFLQERQQRLHGFLQQLVAHRDVAHSAAVRSFLCLDEPPGPFESLKDSRVLCETLEETNQRLQRELSEKWKEVEQLRELLEQKEQRIRRLEKIVGVNVSECLFNTPVLPCETSTETHGEEEEEQTDPLREAQCSSPTHRVCWSRPDKGGQRL